A genomic window from Dictyoglomus sp. NZ13-RE01 includes:
- the rimI gene encoding ribosomal-protein-alanine N-acetyltransferase, which yields MEVKKNIEIRPMELKDIDDVYEINRLSFSSPWSKESFERELISNKIAHYFVALLDEKIVGYIGIWQIFQEAQITAIAVHPDYRRMGIGEALLDYIINLCEQNYIKEIILEVRVSNTIAQNLYYKKGFKKVGIRKWYYKDGEDALVMVKKL from the coding sequence ATGGAAGTCAAAAAAAATATTGAAATTCGCCCCATGGAATTAAAAGATATTGATGATGTGTATGAAATAAATAGACTTTCTTTTTCATCCCCATGGAGTAAAGAGAGTTTTGAAAGAGAACTTATAAGTAATAAAATTGCTCATTATTTTGTGGCATTATTAGATGAAAAAATAGTAGGATACATAGGAATATGGCAAATATTTCAAGAAGCCCAAATAACTGCTATAGCGGTACATCCAGATTATAGAAGGATGGGAATTGGTGAAGCACTTTTGGATTATATAATAAATCTATGTGAGCAGAATTATATAAAAGAAATCATTCTGGAAGTGAGAGTTTCGAATACAATAGCTCAAAATTTGTATTACAAAAAAGGTTTTAAAAAAGTTGGTATTAGAAAATGGTATTACAAAGATGGGGAAGATGCTTTAGTCATGGTAAAAAAACTATGA
- a CDS encoding TIGR00374 family protein: MKNINSTLKKGLRYSISLTILVIIILLIFTTEDKTFTALKKINFSAIVCAISLNILSWFISALRYKTLVNSFSNKISFVEALQIHLSYYFASGITPTSAGGEPLEMYLLSKKNIPLGQATAFSLLRYMTNTLTFAVATPIVIYFYSYLFPNKIVRDLIKYGAVLLGIIIGLFLISLYKPRPIKRLIARLLLKFKNLPLLKNLHPYKIIRIVFKTVDDFHSTLWSFLKDKKLALFQFILLNILAWITYFLIAPTILLGFGLKVRWVEMVLVQIPVLFLLFYVPTPGGSGASELLFSLVFAPYVPKYILGIFIIIWRTLTHYFTLIVGGFILFYILGIKNWGE, from the coding sequence ATGAAAAATATTAATAGTACTTTGAAAAAAGGACTGAGATACTCAATAAGTCTAACCATACTTGTTATTATAATTCTTTTAATCTTTACAACCGAAGATAAAACCTTTACTGCTCTTAAAAAAATAAACTTCTCCGCTATAGTCTGCGCAATATCTTTAAATATACTTAGTTGGTTTATCTCCGCATTAAGATATAAAACATTAGTTAACAGTTTTAGTAATAAAATAAGTTTTGTTGAGGCATTACAAATTCATCTATCCTATTACTTTGCATCTGGTATAACACCCACGTCTGCAGGCGGAGAACCATTAGAAATGTACCTTCTTTCTAAAAAAAACATACCTCTTGGACAGGCAACGGCATTTAGCCTCCTGAGGTATATGACAAATACTTTAACTTTTGCAGTAGCAACACCTATTGTGATCTATTTTTATTCGTACTTATTTCCTAATAAGATAGTTAGAGATTTAATTAAATATGGAGCTGTTTTATTAGGGATCATTATTGGATTATTTCTTATAAGTTTATACAAACCAAGACCCATAAAAAGATTGATTGCAAGATTACTGCTAAAATTTAAAAATCTTCCCTTATTAAAAAACCTTCATCCCTATAAAATAATTAGAATTGTATTTAAGACTGTGGACGATTTTCATTCCACCCTATGGAGCTTTTTAAAAGATAAAAAACTTGCTCTCTTTCAATTTATTTTGTTAAACATATTAGCATGGATAACGTACTTTCTGATTGCTCCCACTATTCTTTTAGGCTTTGGTCTTAAAGTACGCTGGGTTGAAATGGTTTTAGTCCAAATACCTGTTCTCTTTCTACTATTTTATGTTCCCACTCCAGGAGGAAGTGGAGCATCAGAATTACTCTTTTCTTTGGTATTTGCACCTTATGTCCCTAAGTATATCTTAGGTATATTTATAATAATTTGGAGAACCCTCACCCACTACTTTACCCTCATTGTAGGAGGATTTATCCTCTTCTATATTTTAGGCATTAAAAATTGGGGTGAGTAA
- the tsaB gene encoding tRNA (adenosine(37)-N6)-threonylcarbamoyltransferase complex dimerization subunit type 1 TsaB has product MRILAINTASKQANITLWEDKGEIWELSYTTDNRSFGELLIPNLQTLLSKSHWSLEDIDLFVVTKGPGSFTGLRIGIVTIKTLAQIYEKPISAPTYLDVLAYQNKFPGLIFSIIPARKNEFHVSIYKNWDEFSKIEPEKVYEKNELIKKINYTSNILIVGEITKELEDLLPEELKPAVCHSTLKGSALAELGLIMFKNGESTTYLDLYPYYGQKSSAEINWEKIYGSQKKY; this is encoded by the coding sequence ATGAGAATATTAGCGATTAATACAGCATCAAAACAAGCAAATATAACTTTATGGGAAGATAAAGGAGAGATTTGGGAACTTTCATATACTACAGACAATAGATCCTTTGGAGAATTGCTTATTCCCAATCTGCAAACTTTACTTTCAAAGAGCCATTGGAGCTTAGAGGATATAGACCTCTTTGTGGTAACAAAAGGTCCAGGCTCCTTTACTGGATTAAGAATAGGTATAGTTACTATAAAAACTTTGGCACAAATTTACGAAAAACCAATCTCCGCTCCAACCTATTTAGATGTACTTGCGTATCAGAATAAATTTCCAGGTTTGATATTTAGTATTATTCCTGCGAGAAAAAATGAATTCCATGTATCCATTTACAAAAATTGGGATGAATTCTCTAAAATAGAGCCTGAAAAGGTTTATGAGAAAAATGAGTTAATTAAAAAAATTAATTATACAAGTAATATTCTTATAGTTGGAGAAATAACAAAAGAGTTGGAAGATTTATTACCAGAGGAATTAAAGCCTGCAGTTTGCCATTCTACTTTGAAAGGATCAGCATTAGCAGAATTGGGCTTAATAATGTTCAAAAACGGAGAATCAACAACCTATTTAGATCTATATCCTTATTATGGACAAAAATCCAGTGCAGAAATTAATTGGGAGAAAATCTATGGAAGTCAAAAAAAATATTGA
- the tsaD gene encoding tRNA (adenosine(37)-N6)-threonylcarbamoyltransferase complex transferase subunit TsaD: protein MIVLGIETSCDETSIALVKEGKEILSNIISSQVDIHKIYGGVVPEIASRLHAERINSLLKLALDSAHIRFKDIDLISVTYGPGLVGALWVGITMAKTISLALNKPLIGVNHLVGHIFANFLREDPPEFPFISYIISGGHTELILVEDYDKYKLLGQTLDDAAGEAFDKVARLLGLEYPGGPAIEKVAKDGKLTFDFPKVKCDRDLDISFSGLKTSVLYLIRNLQKEGKAIPIADIAFSFQHRIVEELLERALLALNKFNISTLVLAGGVVANKYLQERFYKASKEEGFKIYMPPPILCTDNAAMIASAGYYLFKKGKIDNLYISANPSLTLGV from the coding sequence ATGATAGTATTAGGTATAGAAACATCTTGTGATGAAACCAGTATTGCGCTTGTAAAAGAAGGTAAAGAAATATTGTCAAACATAATATCTTCCCAGGTAGATATACACAAAATTTATGGAGGAGTAGTTCCAGAAATTGCCTCACGTCTCCATGCAGAAAGAATTAATTCTCTCCTAAAATTAGCTTTGGACTCAGCCCATATTAGATTTAAAGATATAGATCTGATAAGCGTCACCTATGGACCTGGATTAGTTGGAGCTTTATGGGTCGGTATAACTATGGCAAAAACCATATCTCTTGCCCTTAACAAGCCTTTAATAGGAGTAAATCACTTAGTGGGACACATATTTGCTAACTTCTTAAGAGAAGATCCACCAGAGTTTCCTTTTATTTCCTATATAATTTCTGGAGGTCACACAGAACTCATTTTAGTAGAAGATTATGATAAATATAAATTATTGGGACAAACCTTAGATGATGCAGCTGGGGAAGCTTTTGATAAAGTAGCAAGACTATTAGGGTTAGAATATCCTGGTGGTCCTGCTATTGAGAAAGTTGCAAAGGATGGGAAATTAACCTTTGATTTTCCAAAAGTAAAATGTGATAGAGATCTTGATATAAGTTTTAGCGGACTCAAAACTTCTGTTTTATACTTAATTAGAAATCTCCAAAAAGAAGGGAAAGCAATACCTATTGCGGATATAGCATTTTCTTTTCAGCATAGAATTGTAGAAGAACTTCTGGAAAGGGCACTTTTAGCTCTTAATAAATTTAATATATCCACATTGGTTCTGGCAGGAGGAGTAGTTGCAAATAAATATCTACAAGAGAGATTCTATAAGGCATCTAAGGAAGAGGGTTTCAAAATATATATGCCTCCTCCAATCTTATGTACTGATAATGCTGCTATGATTGCTAGTGCTGGATATTATTTATTCAAAAAGGGGAAAATTGATAATTTATATATTTCCGCAAATCCCTCTTTGACCTTAGGAGTTTAA
- a CDS encoding NGG1p interacting factor NIF3, whose amino-acid sequence MKIQEIYELFVEIGMKNDPRGWDEVQKLLERTRREYEKMNDKERERFDLEKLKNPYADTRILYGDPEREVKRVLVGIDIDTSELLLAKELERQNRKVDLVISHHPQGKAYANFYEVMHLQEDLLYKWGIPINIAEGLMYPRIGEVERRVLPANHYKSVDSARILDIPFMCCHTPADNCVATYLQRLFDEKTPYTLGEVLEILEEIPEYKEAIKRNNPPKILVGNPKNRAGKIFVDMTGGTEGAVELIEKMAQAGIGTIVGMHMSEDHRKEAEKHHINVVIAGHMASDSLGMNIILDNIEKNGVEIINASGFIRVSRV is encoded by the coding sequence ATGAAAATACAGGAAATATATGAACTCTTTGTGGAGATTGGCATGAAGAATGATCCCAGAGGTTGGGATGAGGTACAAAAGTTATTAGAAAGAACTAGAAGAGAATATGAGAAGATGAATGATAAAGAAAGGGAAAGATTTGACTTAGAAAAGCTAAAAAACCCATATGCTGACACAAGAATTCTTTATGGTGATCCAGAAAGAGAGGTTAAAAGAGTTTTAGTAGGTATAGATATTGATACATCGGAATTACTACTTGCAAAAGAATTGGAAAGGCAAAACAGAAAGGTTGATCTTGTAATATCCCATCATCCTCAGGGAAAGGCATATGCCAATTTCTACGAGGTTATGCATCTTCAAGAAGACCTTTTATATAAATGGGGCATTCCTATAAATATTGCAGAAGGATTAATGTATCCTCGTATTGGAGAGGTGGAAAGAAGAGTTCTCCCTGCTAATCATTATAAGTCTGTAGATTCTGCAAGAATATTAGATATTCCTTTTATGTGCTGTCATACTCCTGCAGACAACTGTGTAGCTACTTATTTACAAAGATTGTTTGACGAGAAAACTCCATATACCTTAGGAGAAGTCTTAGAAATCTTGGAGGAAATTCCTGAGTATAAAGAGGCAATTAAGAGGAATAATCCACCAAAAATATTAGTTGGAAACCCTAAAAATAGGGCTGGAAAAATCTTTGTAGATATGACAGGAGGAACGGAAGGAGCTGTAGAGCTGATAGAAAAAATGGCACAAGCTGGAATAGGAACCATAGTAGGGATGCATATGAGTGAAGACCATAGAAAAGAGGCAGAAAAGCATCATATAAATGTGGTGATAGCAGGGCATATGGCTTCTGATTCTTTAGGGATGAACATTATACTAGATAATATTGAGAAAAATGGAGTAGAAATAATAAATGCGTCAGGATTTATAAGAGTTTCAAGAGTGTGA
- a CDS encoding alpha-N-arabinofuranosidase, giving the protein MKKARVLFDREFVISHVDKRIYGSFIEHLGRAIYTGIYEPNHSTADEHGFRKDVIELVKDLNVPIIRYPGGNFVSGYNWEDGVGPKEQRPKKLELAWRSIEPNEVGINEFVLWSKKVNSEVMMAINLGTKGIDSARNLVEYCNFPGGTYYSDLRIKHGYKEPHKIRVWNLGNEMDGEWQIGHKLAHEYGRLARETAKVMKMVDDKIELVVCGSSSPFMSTFPEWERIVLEHTYDVVDYVSLHYYANYPGELESFLAKNLEMDNFIYTVVSTIDYVKALKRSNKKLNISFDEWNVWYHSHEKDKNVEPWQIAPPILEEDYNFADALLVGLMLITLLKHSDRVKIACLAQLVNVLAPITTVKGGIAYRQTIYYPFMHASKFGHGLALLPKIESPKYDCKNFTDVPVLDVIGIYNEEEETINIFAVNRSTTDDLTVEFKFNGFEKLMLLDHIVYTAFDPFVGNTPQEPNKVTPFSQRENSKVDNNILESNLKKLSWNVIRLKKA; this is encoded by the coding sequence ATGAAAAAAGCCAGAGTTTTATTTGACAGGGAATTTGTTATCTCTCATGTGGATAAAAGGATTTATGGCTCTTTTATAGAACATTTGGGAAGAGCTATTTACACAGGAATATATGAACCTAATCATTCTACTGCAGATGAGCATGGCTTTAGAAAGGATGTAATAGAGCTTGTCAAAGATTTGAATGTGCCTATTATAAGATATCCTGGGGGAAATTTTGTATCTGGATACAATTGGGAAGATGGTGTAGGTCCTAAGGAGCAAAGACCTAAGAAATTGGAGCTTGCTTGGAGAAGTATAGAACCTAATGAAGTTGGTATTAATGAATTTGTTTTATGGAGTAAAAAAGTTAACTCTGAGGTTATGATGGCAATAAATTTGGGAACTAAAGGAATAGATTCTGCAAGAAATTTGGTAGAATACTGCAATTTTCCAGGTGGAACCTATTATAGTGATCTGAGAATAAAACATGGATACAAAGAACCCCATAAAATAAGGGTTTGGAATCTTGGAAATGAGATGGATGGAGAATGGCAGATAGGTCATAAACTTGCCCACGAATATGGAAGATTAGCAAGAGAAACGGCAAAAGTAATGAAGATGGTAGATGATAAAATTGAACTTGTAGTCTGTGGAAGCTCCTCTCCTTTTATGAGTACATTCCCAGAATGGGAAAGGATAGTTTTGGAGCATACCTATGATGTTGTAGATTATGTCTCTTTACATTATTATGCAAATTATCCAGGAGAACTGGAAAGCTTTTTGGCAAAAAACTTAGAGATGGACAATTTTATTTATACAGTGGTATCTACCATAGATTACGTAAAGGCATTGAAAAGAAGTAATAAAAAATTGAATATCTCTTTTGATGAATGGAACGTGTGGTATCATTCTCATGAAAAGGATAAAAATGTGGAGCCTTGGCAAATTGCACCTCCTATATTGGAAGAAGATTACAATTTTGCAGATGCATTATTAGTAGGACTTATGCTAATTACACTTTTGAAACATTCAGATAGGGTCAAAATTGCATGTTTGGCTCAACTTGTAAATGTACTTGCTCCCATAACAACTGTTAAAGGTGGAATTGCCTATAGACAAACCATATACTATCCATTTATGCATGCTTCAAAATTTGGTCATGGATTAGCACTGCTACCTAAAATAGAATCACCAAAATATGATTGTAAAAACTTTACGGATGTTCCTGTTTTGGATGTAATAGGAATATATAATGAGGAAGAAGAAACAATAAATATTTTTGCAGTCAATAGAAGTACAACTGATGATCTAACGGTAGAATTTAAGTTTAATGGTTTTGAAAAACTTATGCTTCTTGATCATATAGTTTATACTGCTTTTGATCCGTTTGTTGGAAATACTCCTCAGGAACCTAATAAGGTTACTCCATTTTCCCAGAGGGAAAACTCAAAAGTTGATAATAACATTTTGGAGAGTAATTTAAAGAAACTTTCGTGGAATGTTATAAGACTAAAAAAGGCTTAA
- a CDS encoding L-ribulose-5-phosphate 4-epimerase (catalyzes the formation of D-xylulose 5-phosphate from L-ribulose 5-phosphate) — MILERLRKEVYEMNMELPKNNLVVMTSGNVSGRDPETNLVVIKPSGVKYEDLSPEKMVVVDLEGNIVEGDLKPSVDTLSHIIVYRKRKEICGIVHTHSPYATSFAILGKPIPVYLTSHADYFGEEIPVARYASPIPLEDVGNAILETMETINRPEWVKSNTFFVPVILLKNHGVFTFGKSPTEALKYAVMVEEIAKTCYLAITMGQPSAIPMEEVRKWYERFHNIYGQR, encoded by the coding sequence ATGATCTTAGAAAGGTTGAGAAAAGAAGTTTATGAGATGAATATGGAGCTTCCTAAGAATAACTTAGTAGTTATGACTAGTGGAAATGTGAGTGGCAGAGATCCTGAGACAAATCTTGTGGTAATAAAGCCAAGTGGGGTAAAATATGAGGATCTTTCTCCTGAAAAGATGGTGGTAGTTGATTTAGAAGGAAATATTGTAGAAGGAGATTTAAAACCATCAGTTGATACTCTTTCTCATATTATAGTCTACAGAAAGAGGAAGGAGATTTGTGGTATTGTCCATACTCATTCTCCTTATGCCACAAGCTTTGCCATATTAGGAAAGCCTATTCCTGTTTATTTAACTTCCCATGCAGATTATTTTGGGGAAGAAATTCCTGTAGCAAGATATGCTTCACCTATCCCTTTAGAGGATGTTGGAAATGCAATTTTAGAAACAATGGAGACTATAAATAGACCTGAGTGGGTAAAAAGTAATACTTTTTTTGTCCCAGTGATACTTCTGAAAAATCATGGTGTTTTTACTTTTGGAAAGAGTCCTACAGAAGCTTTAAAATATGCTGTTATGGTAGAGGAAATTGCTAAAACTTGTTATTTGGCAATCACAATGGGACAGCCTTCTGCTATTCCGATGGAAGAGGTTAGAAAATGGTATGAGAGATTCCATAATATTTATGGTCAAAGATAA
- a CDS encoding DNA-binding protein, whose product MNRAFDWLRQAKRDLEQAIDSQKAGRHEWACFSAQQSAEKAVKALHLFLKQEAWGHVIAKLLAELPEEISVPQELIEKAKVLDNFYIPTRYPNGHPEGAPFEHYGPIQSKEAIEYASEILEFVSSKMGGS is encoded by the coding sequence ATGAATAGGGCTTTTGATTGGTTAAGACAAGCAAAAAGAGACTTGGAGCAGGCAATAGATTCGCAAAAGGCAGGAAGACATGAATGGGCATGCTTCTCTGCACAGCAATCAGCAGAAAAAGCGGTAAAGGCACTTCATCTTTTTTTAAAACAGGAAGCATGGGGGCATGTTATTGCAAAACTTCTGGCAGAACTTCCTGAAGAAATTTCTGTCCCTCAGGAGCTAATTGAAAAAGCAAAAGTATTAGACAATTTTTATATACCTACAAGATATCCTAATGGGCATCCCGAGGGAGCACCTTTTGAACATTATGGACCTATACAAAGTAAGGAGGCAATAGAATATGCCAGTGAGATCCTTGAATTCGTCAGTTCTAAAATGGGCGGATCATAA
- a CDS encoding fucose isomerase has product MKNIPEVKLGIVAVSRDCFPIELSRNRRNKVVEECNKKGIPIINLETIVEKEADVGKALQEIKDKGVNSLVIYLGNFGPEGPTSLLAQKFDGPVMACAAGEETGRDLFNGRGDAYCGFLSLSYNLGLRNRRVYIPTYPVGIPSEIADMIKEFIPIARVLLALKKLKIFSFGPRPEDFVTMHTPIKPLYDLGISIMENSELDLLDIYRSAENHPKIPEIMEDMSKELGVGNKYPELLRKLAQYEVALTEFLEKNLGMAEFAIFANKCWPAFEKFFGFVPCYVNSRLATRGIPVACEVDVYGALSEYMIYTASEVPATLLDINNTVPYDLIEESKDKIKDYKATDLFMGFHCGNTPSCCLLDYSMKYQLIMHRLMEPGKEPDITRGTLEGRIRPGEIILFRLQSTPSTNLRAYIAEGEVLDIDPKSFGCIGVFAVKEMGRFYRYVLLEKKFPHHSAVGFKHVGKTLFEVLKVLGIEEIYYPLPAGTLYPDENPFLK; this is encoded by the coding sequence ATGAAAAATATTCCAGAGGTAAAATTGGGGATTGTAGCGGTAAGTAGAGATTGCTTCCCTATTGAGCTATCGAGAAATAGAAGAAATAAGGTAGTTGAGGAATGTAATAAAAAAGGTATTCCAATAATAAATTTGGAAACTATCGTTGAGAAAGAAGCGGATGTAGGAAAAGCATTACAAGAGATAAAGGATAAAGGTGTTAATAGTTTAGTCATATATCTTGGTAATTTTGGTCCTGAAGGACCTACTTCTCTTCTTGCCCAAAAATTTGATGGTCCTGTGATGGCATGTGCAGCTGGGGAGGAAACGGGAAGAGATCTTTTTAATGGAAGAGGAGACGCATACTGTGGCTTCTTAAGTCTTTCATACAATTTAGGCTTGAGAAATAGAAGGGTTTATATCCCCACATATCCAGTAGGTATACCTTCTGAAATTGCGGATATGATTAAGGAATTTATACCAATAGCAAGGGTTTTATTGGCATTGAAAAAACTTAAGATCTTTTCTTTTGGACCTCGACCAGAAGATTTTGTTACTATGCATACTCCAATTAAGCCTCTATATGATCTTGGAATATCTATAATGGAAAATAGTGAATTAGATTTATTAGATATATATAGAAGTGCAGAAAATCATCCTAAAATTCCTGAAATAATGGAGGATATGTCAAAAGAGCTTGGAGTTGGAAACAAATATCCTGAGCTACTAAGAAAATTAGCCCAGTATGAAGTGGCACTAACAGAATTTTTAGAGAAAAATTTAGGTATGGCGGAGTTTGCTATATTTGCAAATAAATGCTGGCCAGCCTTTGAGAAATTCTTTGGCTTTGTTCCTTGCTATGTGAATTCACGTCTTGCTACACGTGGTATTCCTGTTGCTTGTGAGGTTGATGTTTACGGAGCTCTTAGTGAATATATGATATATACAGCCAGTGAAGTACCTGCAACACTACTAGATATAAATAATACTGTTCCTTATGATTTAATAGAGGAATCAAAGGACAAAATTAAAGATTATAAGGCAACAGACCTATTTATGGGATTTCATTGTGGAAATACACCATCATGCTGTTTGTTAGATTATTCAATGAAATATCAGTTAATAATGCATAGACTAATGGAACCTGGGAAAGAACCTGATATTACAAGAGGTACTTTAGAGGGTAGAATAAGACCTGGTGAAATAATTCTCTTTAGACTGCAGAGTACACCATCAACAAACTTGAGAGCATACATAGCGGAAGGAGAAGTCTTAGACATAGATCCTAAGTCTTTTGGTTGTATAGGTGTATTTGCAGTAAAAGAAATGGGAAGATTTTATAGGTATGTGTTGTTAGAAAAGAAGTTTCCACATCACTCTGCAGTTGGTTTTAAACATGTAGGAAAAACCTTATTTGAAGTTCTTAAGGTTTTGGGAATAGAGGAGATTTACTATCCTTTACCAGCAGGAACTCTTTATCCAGATGAAAATCCGTTTTTAAAATAA
- a CDS encoding tRNA (adenosine(37)-N6)-threonylcarbamoyltransferase complex ATPase subunit type 1 TsaE, whose amino-acid sequence MGNVIFTSLSPEDTINLGAKLGEKLKPGAFLILTGELGSGKTTFIKGIAKALDINIPITSPSFLIIKEYEGKYPFIHVDAYRLTSPLELINIGWEEYLNGTKIIAVEWGEKILEICPEEYLQITFFHEELNIRKLIFKANGEKYEELLRELHI is encoded by the coding sequence ATGGGAAATGTAATTTTTACATCTTTATCTCCTGAAGATACAATAAATTTAGGTGCAAAATTGGGGGAGAAATTAAAACCTGGAGCTTTCTTAATACTAACTGGTGAATTAGGGAGTGGAAAGACTACATTTATAAAAGGAATTGCAAAAGCCTTAGATATTAATATTCCTATAACAAGTCCTTCTTTTTTAATCATAAAAGAATATGAAGGAAAGTATCCTTTTATACATGTAGATGCCTACAGACTAACTTCCCCTTTAGAGCTTATAAACATAGGATGGGAAGAATATTTAAATGGCACAAAGATTATAGCGGTAGAATGGGGAGAGAAAATATTAGAAATATGCCCTGAAGAGTATTTACAGATAACATTTTTTCATGAAGAATTAAATATAAGAAAATTAATATTTAAAGCTAATGGGGAAAAATACGAGGAGCTTTTGAGGGAACTCCATATATGA
- a CDS encoding radical SAM protein: MYELTKLKMHTASWTFEKVFRYVAKDYQKRIPQLINLVKKFSPDEGTDKIIKIVEDNFYNNPDVQRLINKVFTDYDPEYVGKILALVIINVGFFWIHYDKLNREKFGDIATPYTILISPTMRCNLRCIGCYAGNYSKDDDLPPEIVDRIIREGEDIGCYFYTILGGEPFVYPKLLDIVNKHPNSVFQIFTNSTLLNEKIIERFWKSKNVVPVLSIEGDEEETDKRRGNGVYAKVVEAMDMLKKEGIPFGYSITLTRYNYEKVTRPEFYQWLSDKGAFFGWTFLYMPVGRDDDPSLMPTPEQRAEYGKFIRKIRGKLPIYPMDFWNDAPYVGGCIAGGRRYLHINHKGEVEPCIFAHFAVDNIKEKSLVDALRSPFFREIRSRQPFHENLLLPCMIIDSPWILREIVAKTGAHPTHPGADDIITKFAPEMDKYAEEVRRVLNPIWVEEFGGKVPVEEDKGVKV, encoded by the coding sequence ATGTATGAATTAACCAAATTAAAGATGCATACAGCAAGTTGGACTTTCGAGAAAGTATTCCGATATGTCGCCAAAGATTACCAAAAAAGAATTCCTCAACTTATAAATCTTGTAAAGAAATTTAGCCCTGATGAAGGAACAGATAAAATAATTAAAATAGTAGAAGACAATTTTTACAATAATCCTGATGTACAGAGATTAATTAATAAAGTATTTACTGATTATGATCCTGAATATGTAGGTAAAATATTAGCATTGGTTATTATAAATGTTGGATTCTTCTGGATTCACTATGATAAACTTAATAGAGAAAAGTTTGGAGATATAGCCACACCTTACACCATTCTCATAAGTCCTACCATGAGATGCAATCTGAGATGCATAGGATGTTATGCAGGAAATTATTCAAAAGATGATGATCTTCCTCCTGAGATTGTTGATAGAATAATAAGAGAAGGCGAAGATATTGGATGCTACTTCTATACAATTTTAGGAGGAGAGCCTTTTGTATATCCTAAACTATTAGATATAGTAAATAAGCATCCAAACTCAGTATTTCAAATCTTCACAAATTCAACATTATTGAATGAGAAAATCATTGAAAGATTCTGGAAAAGTAAAAATGTAGTACCTGTTCTTTCTATAGAAGGAGATGAGGAAGAAACTGACAAGAGAAGAGGAAATGGGGTTTATGCTAAAGTGGTAGAAGCCATGGATATGTTAAAGAAAGAAGGAATTCCTTTTGGATATTCTATAACTTTAACAAGATATAATTACGAAAAGGTAACAAGACCAGAATTTTATCAATGGCTTTCAGATAAAGGAGCCTTCTTTGGATGGACCTTCCTATATATGCCTGTAGGTAGAGACGATGATCCATCTTTAATGCCAACTCCAGAGCAGAGAGCAGAATACGGAAAGTTCATTAGAAAAATAAGAGGAAAACTTCCTATTTATCCAATGGACTTTTGGAATGATGCGCCTTATGTAGGTGGGTGTATTGCAGGTGGTAGAAGATATCTTCATATAAATCATAAAGGTGAAGTAGAACCTTGTATATTTGCCCACTTTGCTGTAGATAACATTAAGGAAAAATCTTTAGTTGATGCTTTAAGATCTCCTTTCTTTAGAGAAATTCGATCTCGACAGCCATTCCATGAAAATCTACTTCTTCCTTGTATGATAATAGACTCTCCATGGATATTAAGAGAGATAGTTGCAAAAACTGGAGCTCATCCCACCCATCCTGGAGCAGATGATATAATAACCAAGTTTGCACCAGAAATGGATAAATATGCGGAAGAAGTAAGAAGAGTTTTGAATCCAATATGGGTAGAAGAATTTGGAGGGAAAGTTCCTGTAGAAGAAGATAAAGGGGTGAAGGTATAA